One Pelodiscus sinensis isolate JC-2024 chromosome 25, ASM4963464v1, whole genome shotgun sequence DNA window includes the following coding sequences:
- the LOC142819879 gene encoding maestro heat-like repeat-containing protein family member 2B, whose product MYECSLETLSELMKILLEEEPTPDWFQEMFHLLETWLSSEKEWERGRALQASVWLLTAYQEIVNSTPQETFDHFGYLIGLLAPYTCASITSSRQWVVDCINCILNIQGQCRNLGSAEEELRCLREALTTPDPEALFQASCKMAKVVSKYFPSDQATDFIEAILDGMLSASPSCATAAGLWMKIILKECGGAMLDEVK is encoded by the exons ATGTATGAGTGCTCCTTAGAAACCCTTAGTGAGCTAATGAAGATCCTGCTTGAGGAAGAACCAACCCCAGACTGGTTCCAGGAAATGTTTCAT ctactagagacctggctcagttcagagaaggagtgggagagaggaagggccttgcaggccagtgtctggctgctaactgcctatcaggagatagttaatagcaca cctcaggaaacttttgatcactttggatatctgattgggctattagcaccatatacctgtgcttcaatTACCtcatcgcgtcagtgggtggttgactgtatcaactgtattctcaatatacaag gtcagtgcagaaacctggggtcagcagaggaggagctgagatgtctccgtgaggcactaacaactccagaccctgaggctctgtttcaagcatcttgcaaaatggctaag gtggttagtaagtactttccctctgaccaagccacagattttattgaggccatactggatggtatgctgtctgctagtccctcctgtgccacagcagccggtctgtggatgaagattatcctgaaggagtgtggaggtgccatgctggatgaggtaaaatag